TAAAAATCAATAAAAAAAGGTTACTAATTTTTTTAAAAACTATCTTTACTAGTATCAAAAAATAAAATAAATGAAAGTTGTAACACTTACCATAAATCCTGCTTTAGATAAAAGCGCAAAAGTTGCAGAAATGACTCCTTTTGATAAATTAGAATGTTCAGATATTACCTATCATCCAGGTGGTGGAGGTGTTAATATTTCAAGGGTGTTACATCGTTTAGCTATAGATAGCCATTGTTTGTTTCCTTATGGAGGTAAAACAGGCGAGCATTTAAAAGATTTATTAAAAGCGCAACATATCAATGTTTTTGCAACACCGATTTCTATTTGGACTAGAGAAAATTTTGCCGTGTTTGATGAGAAAACAGGCTTGCAGTTTAGATTTGGTATGCCAACCACTCCTTTTAATGAAGTAGAAATGGAATCGGTAGAAAAGTTGATAAATGAGCAAGTAGAAAACAACGATATTTTTGTAATTAGTGGTAGTTTACCAGTTGGTTTGCCAACAGATTACTATTCTAAACTCATTCAGAATTTAACAGCAAAAGGCGTAAAAGTAATTGTAGATACTTCTGGTCCCGTTTTTAATGAAGTTTTAAAAAATGAGTTGTTTTTAATAAAACCCAATCAAAAAGAATTGGCACGTTTAGCAGGAGTAGAAGCGCAAACAAAAGAAGAGCAAGAAGCTTTTGCTTTAAAAATGGTTGCAGATCAAATAGCTCAATATGTGGTAGTTTCTTTAGGGAAGGACGGTGCATTTATAGCGCATAAAAACGGAATAGACTATGTGAGCGCACCAGTAATTTCTGTAAAAAGTACCATTGGTGCGGGAGACAGTATGGTGGCGGGTTTAATTTATGCCATTACACAAAACGAAACGCCTAAAAATATGTTACGATGGGGAGTTGCTTGTGGCGTATCCGCCACCTTAAGTGAAGGGTCTGATTTGGCACACAAAATAAATATTGATAAAATTTTGAAACTAGTTTAAGCTTTTTTCTATAATTTTTTGAAGCTATTTCCTGCTTTCCACTATATCTTTTTATTCTTGTTCGGTTTACTATTTTGTAAACTGCGGCAATCTCTTTTTAGTTAGCAGATTGCTTCGTTGCTTGCAATAACGGTTTTAATAAAGTCATAAAAAGGATGCCGTTTCAATCAGGGCTAAGCCAATTTGCAAACGTTATTTACAAGTAGTTATTAATGACTATTTTTTAATAACGTGTACATTTTTTTTTAGTTATTGAATCTTATAAAAGATGTTTTTTTATCAATGGAAAAAGAAAAGAAATAAAAGAAAAATATTTCTCGTCACTCTTTTGTTGTTCTGTATAAATGACAATTTGTTTTATTTTAGGTGTAGTTTGTTGTTAAGAATAAGACATAAAGAGAAGCTTATTTTAATATTTTAAGCCCCATTTTATCACTTTTATAGAATTAAAATTAAAGAATTATCATAAAAATTAAAGACTCCATAAAATAAATAGACATCGTATTTTTTTAGAGGTTAATTTGTTGTTTATCAGCATTGTATAGGGTGGTTTAACAGTTGGGTATAATATACATAAATATTTTCAGCAGCTTAAAGCAGAATATATTCTTATTTTTGGTAGCTGATTATCATTTAAATAATTAAAGAACAAACAAATGGCAAATACATTATTTGACAAAGTATGGGATTCACACGTTGTTCGTCAAGTTAAAGACGGACCAGATGTGTTTTTTATCGATCGTCATTTTATTCATGAAGTTACAAGTCCCGTAGCTTTTTTAGGATTAGAAAGTAGAGGAAACAGTGTTTTATATCCTGAGCGTACTTTCGCTACAGCAGATCATAACACACCAACTATAAACCAACATTTACCGGTAGCAGATCCTTTATCTGCAAATCAGTTAGATGCTTTAGAAAAAAATGCTGCAAAACACGGTATTTCTCATTGGGGTTTAGGAGATCTAAATAATGGAATTGTACACGTTGTAGGACCAGAAAACGGAATTACATTACCTGGTGCAACTATTGTTTGTGGAGATTCTCATACATCTACGCATGGTGCTTTTGGTGCTATTGCTTTTGGTATTGGTACTTCTGAGGTAGAAATGGTATTGTCTACACAATGTATTATGCAGCCAAAACCTAAAGCGATGCGTATTAACGTAAACGGAAAATTAGGTTTAGGTGTAACGCCTAAAGATGTTGCTTTATACATTATTTCTAAGCAAACAACTTCTGGTGCAACTGGTTATTTTGTAGAGTATGCAGGAGATGTTTTTGAAGACATGTCTATGGAAGGTCGTATGACTGTGTGTAACTTATCTATAGAGATGGGAGCACGTGGTGGTATGATTGCACCAGATAACAAAACATACGAATATTTAAAAGGTCGTGCTCAAACTCCTAAAGGAGCAGATTGGGACAAGGCAATGAAATATTGGGAAACTCTTTATACAGAAGAAGGAGCAGAATTTGATGTAGAATTTAATTATGATGCAGCAGATATTGAACCAATGATTACTTACGGTACAAACCCAGGAATGGGAATGGGCGTAACAAAATCGATTCCTACTGCAGAAAGTTTAAAAGGTGGAGTAGATACTTACAGAAAATCTTTAGGATATATGTCTTTTAACGAAGGCGATTCTATGATTGGTAAAGAGATTGACTTTGTGTTTTTAGGTTCTTGTACAAACGGACGTATCGAAGATTTTAGAGGTTTTTGTTCTATTGTAAAAGGAAGACAAAAAGCACCTAATGTTACGGCTTGGTTAGTACCAGGTTCTCACAAAGTAGTAGATCAAATAAAAGCAGAAGGTTTAGATAAAATTATTACAGACGCAGGTTTTGTATTAAGAGAACCAGGTTGTTCGGCTTGTTTGGCAATGAATGATGATAAAATTCCATCAGGAAAGTTATCCGTTTCAACATCAAACAGAAACTTCGAAGGAAGACAAGGACCAGGATCTAGAACCTTATTAGCATCGCCATTAGTGGCTGCAGCATCTGCAGTTAGTGGCGTTGTTACAGATCCAAGAACGTTATTAGTATAAAAGTTATAAAGTACAAAAGTTAGAAAGTAGTTTGATAAAGTTTTTTAAACTTTAAGAACTTTTAAACTTTCAACTTTACAAACAATAAAAACATGGCTTACGATAAATTTGAAGTACTTACAAGTACAGCATATCCTTTACCTACAGAGAATGTAGATACAGATCAAATAATTCCTGCTCGTTTCTTAAAAGCTACTGAGCGTAAAGATTTTGATATTAATTTTTTCCGTGATTGGAGATACAATGCAGACGGAACACCAAAAGCAGATTTTCCTTTAAACAAAGAAATTTATGCAGGTTCTAAAATATTAGTTGGAGGTAGAAACTTTGGTTCTGGTTCTTCTAGAGAGCACGCAGCTTGGTCTGTGTACGATTTTGGATTACGTTGTGTAATTTCATCAGCATTTGCTGATATCTTTAAAAACAACTGTTTAAACGTAGGGGTTTTACCTGTACAAGTTTCAGCGGAATTTGCAGATACTTTATTTGCAGCAATTATGGCAGATCCTAAAACAGAAATTAAGGTTGATTTACCAAACCAAACGGTAACGTTAGTGGCTACAGGTGAGTCTGAATCTTTTGTAATTAATACTTACAAAAAAGACAATATGTTAAACGGTTTTGATGATATCGATTATTTAAAAAACATCGAAAACGAGATTACTTCTTTTGCTGAAACAAGACCATTTTAAAAAATATTTTTTAAGGTTGCAATATGGCAAGTAGAAAGATTGAAATAATGGATACGACACTGCGTGATGGAGAACAAACATCAGGAGTGTCGTTTTCAGTTTCTGAAAAATTAACAATAGCAAAATTATTACTCGAAGAATTAAAAGTAGATCGCTTAGAAATAGCATCTGCCAGAGTTTCTGAGGGGGAATTAGAAGCGGTTAAAAAAATAACTTCTTGGGCTACAGAGCATAATTTTTTAGAGAATATAGAAGTGTTAACTTTTGTTGATGGCGGAAAATCTATCGATTGGATGCTAGATGCTGGTGCAAAAGTTCAGAATTTATTAACCAAAGGTTCTTTAAATCACTTAACACATCAACTTAAAAAAACACCAGCACAACATTTTGCCGACATCAAAGAAAATATCGAGTCCGCTGCTTCACATGGTATTAAAACCAATGTGTATTTAGAAGATTGGTCTAACGGAATGCGTAACTCTAAAGAGTATGTTTTCGAATATTTAGATTTTTTAACAGCTCAAAATGTAGAACGTGTTTTATTGCCAGATACTTTAGGTATTTTAACGCCAGAAGAAACGGCCGATTTTATAAAAGAAGTTTGCCATAAATACCCAACTACTCATTTCGATTTTCATGGTCATAACGATTATGATTTAGGAGTTGCCAATGTTATGGAAGCTGTTAAGGCAGGTGCAAATGGTTTGCATTTAACCATAAATGGGATGGGGGAGCGTGCAGGAAATGCACCAATGGCAAGTGTTATTGCTGTGATAAATGATTTTTTAAAGGATGTAAAAATCACGGTTAATGAGAAAGCATTAAATAAAATTAGCAAGCTTGTAGAAACCTTTTCAGGGTTTAGAATTCCCGTTAATAAACCGGTTGTAGGTGCAAATGTATTTACACAAACAGCAGGAATCCATGCAGATGGAGACAATAAAAACAATCTTTATTTTAATGATTTAATGCCAGAACGTTTTGGTAGAAAACGTAAATACGCATTAGGTAAAACCTCTGGTAAAGCCAATATTCAGAAAAACTTACAAGATTTAGGTATCAGTTTAAATGATGAAGAGCTTAAGAAGGTTACCCAAAGAATTATTGAATTAGGAGACAAAAAAGAAGTTGTTTCTCAAGAAGATTTACCTTATATAATTTCTGATGTTTTAGACAGTGATACGATAGAAAAACGTGTT
The nucleotide sequence above comes from Polaribacter butkevichii. Encoded proteins:
- a CDS encoding 1-phosphofructokinase family hexose kinase, whose amino-acid sequence is MKVVTLTINPALDKSAKVAEMTPFDKLECSDITYHPGGGGVNISRVLHRLAIDSHCLFPYGGKTGEHLKDLLKAQHINVFATPISIWTRENFAVFDEKTGLQFRFGMPTTPFNEVEMESVEKLINEQVENNDIFVISGSLPVGLPTDYYSKLIQNLTAKGVKVIVDTSGPVFNEVLKNELFLIKPNQKELARLAGVEAQTKEEQEAFALKMVADQIAQYVVVSLGKDGAFIAHKNGIDYVSAPVISVKSTIGAGDSMVAGLIYAITQNETPKNMLRWGVACGVSATLSEGSDLAHKINIDKILKLV
- the leuC gene encoding 3-isopropylmalate dehydratase large subunit, producing MANTLFDKVWDSHVVRQVKDGPDVFFIDRHFIHEVTSPVAFLGLESRGNSVLYPERTFATADHNTPTINQHLPVADPLSANQLDALEKNAAKHGISHWGLGDLNNGIVHVVGPENGITLPGATIVCGDSHTSTHGAFGAIAFGIGTSEVEMVLSTQCIMQPKPKAMRINVNGKLGLGVTPKDVALYIISKQTTSGATGYFVEYAGDVFEDMSMEGRMTVCNLSIEMGARGGMIAPDNKTYEYLKGRAQTPKGADWDKAMKYWETLYTEEGAEFDVEFNYDAADIEPMITYGTNPGMGMGVTKSIPTAESLKGGVDTYRKSLGYMSFNEGDSMIGKEIDFVFLGSCTNGRIEDFRGFCSIVKGRQKAPNVTAWLVPGSHKVVDQIKAEGLDKIITDAGFVLREPGCSACLAMNDDKIPSGKLSVSTSNRNFEGRQGPGSRTLLASPLVAAASAVSGVVTDPRTLLV
- the leuD gene encoding 3-isopropylmalate dehydratase small subunit, with translation MAYDKFEVLTSTAYPLPTENVDTDQIIPARFLKATERKDFDINFFRDWRYNADGTPKADFPLNKEIYAGSKILVGGRNFGSGSSREHAAWSVYDFGLRCVISSAFADIFKNNCLNVGVLPVQVSAEFADTLFAAIMADPKTEIKVDLPNQTVTLVATGESESFVINTYKKDNMLNGFDDIDYLKNIENEITSFAETRPF
- a CDS encoding alpha-isopropylmalate synthase regulatory domain-containing protein; the protein is MASRKIEIMDTTLRDGEQTSGVSFSVSEKLTIAKLLLEELKVDRLEIASARVSEGELEAVKKITSWATEHNFLENIEVLTFVDGGKSIDWMLDAGAKVQNLLTKGSLNHLTHQLKKTPAQHFADIKENIESAASHGIKTNVYLEDWSNGMRNSKEYVFEYLDFLTAQNVERVLLPDTLGILTPEETADFIKEVCHKYPTTHFDFHGHNDYDLGVANVMEAVKAGANGLHLTINGMGERAGNAPMASVIAVINDFLKDVKITVNEKALNKISKLVETFSGFRIPVNKPVVGANVFTQTAGIHADGDNKNNLYFNDLMPERFGRKRKYALGKTSGKANIQKNLQDLGISLNDEELKKVTQRIIELGDKKEVVSQEDLPYIISDVLDSDTIEKRVVVENYVLGHAKGMKPSTTLQLRVEGVQYEAHAQGDGQFDAFMNALRKLYKRHSKRDLPSLIDYAVRIPPGSNSDALCETIITWKLEEKEFITRGLDSDQTVSAIKATEKMLNII